The genomic interval GCAGCAACTCTTCGAACTCAAGATTCTCTACGGAGTCGAATCGCTTGACCCTGAAATTAGTCAGATTGGAACGACTCAGGTCAGCGAACTCATCGAAAACTTGATTCCGGTCGATCTCTGCCGCACCCACAAGCTGGTTCCCCTTTCTAGAAGTGATGGTCAGCCCCCATTTCTGCTGGTTGCGATGGTCGATCCAGACGATCTGCGCGCCCAGGACGATTTGAACCGGATTTTGCGTCCTCAGGGGCTGGCGTTGCAACGACTCGTGATTACCCTGGAAGACTATCGACGGCTAATTAACGAATATCTGGACGACAAGGAAAAACGCGACAAGCAGATTGAGGCACAATCTAAGGTCGATGTTCAGAGGGAAATGGAAGGGCTGGACTACCTGGATTTGCAGGATGCGCCCGATGATGAAGACGCGAATCTGGATGTTGCCGATGCAGAAGCGGCTCCAGTGATTGCCCTGGTGAACAAAATCATGATTAAAGCCCTTCAGGAAGGGGTTTCTGATATTCACATTGAGCCTCAAGAAGAAGTTTTACGGGTTCGCTTCCGTAAAGATGGCGTGTTGCGTCAGGCATTTGAGCCTTTCCCTAAGAAAATTATTCCAGCTGTCACTGCCCGCTTCAAAATCATTTCTCAGCTAGATATTGCTGAACGACGGGCACCTCAGGACGGGCGGATTCGCCGGATTTATGACGGGCGCAAGATTGACTTCCGGGTTAATACCCTGCCCAGCCGTTACGGCGAAAAGGTCGTTCTACGGATTTTGGATAATTCGGCAACACAATTGGGGCTAGACAAGCTGATTGCAGATCCAGAATCGTTGCAGATTGTACAAGAAATGGTTCGTCGTCCCTTTGGACTGATTTTGGTGACTGGACCAACCGGGTCTGGTAAAACAACCACCCTGTATTCTGCCCTGGCTGAACGGAACGATCCGGGTGTCAATATCAGTACGGCAGAAGACCCAATCGAATATACCCTCCCTGGTCTAACTCAGGTGCAGGTGATTCGGGAAAAGGGTTTAGACTTCGCTGCCATTCTAAGAGCCTTTCTGCGTCAAGATCCGGATGTAATTCTGGTGGGTGAAACCCGCGATCGTGAAACGGCAAAGACCGCGATCGAGGCAGCCCTAACTGGACACCTGGTATTAACCACCCTCCACACAAACGACGCCGCAGGGGCGATTGCCCGCCTGGATGAAATGGGGGTTGAACCCTTCATGGTATCCGGTGCCTTGCTGGGAGTTGTTGCTCAGCGGCTAGTCCGGCGCGTGTGCGACGAATGCCGTATTCCCTACACTCCCTCGCGGGAAGAACTGGCAAGATTTGGCCTATCTGCATCCCGTGACGGTGAGTTGACTCTGTACAAAGCAAACACCCTACAGCCCAACGAAATTCAGGAAGCCAGAGCTAGAAGCCAACTCTGCCCAAAATGTAGTGGTATCGGCTACAAAGGACGTTGTGGGGTTTATGAAGTGATGCGCGTCACAGAACGGCTCCAGAACATGATTAACCAGGGTGCGCCCACTGAAGCTATTAAAGAAGTGGCTGTGGAAGAAGGGATGCAAACCTTATTGGCATACAGCCTCAACCTTGTGCGTCAAGGTTTCACTACCCTGGAAGAGGTCGAACGGGTAACCTTTACCGATACCGGCCTGGAAGCTGAACTGAGAGCCAAGCGAAAGACCTCCCTCAGTTGTCGTGTTTGTAGCGCCGAGCTGAAGCAAGAATGGCTGGATTGTCCCTACTGCCTCACCCCTCGCTTCCAGGATTGATTTTCAAAATTCAATTGGGTTTTTCGAAGCGGGCCGCTGTTTCCAGCCATTTGTGCCGAACAAATCGCACCTGGTTTGAAAGATTAAAAGCAGAGATGGGTAGACTAAATCCCTGAATCGATTACTCAAGCTGGGTATTCTACCTGCCACCTACCATCTAACCACCTGACACCTAAGGAGCAAGCCTCATGGAGTTGATGATTGAAGACCTGATGGAGCAGTTGATTGAAATGGGCGGCTCCGATTTGCATCTAACAGCAGGTCTTCCCCCCTATTTCCGCATCAGCGGCCACTTACAACCGATCGGTGACCAATCTTTGACTGCTGAAGAATGTCAACGATTAATCTTCAGTATGTTGAATAATACCCAGCGGAAAAACCTGGAACAAAACTGGGAGTTGGACTGTTCCTATGGCGTGCGGGGTTTGGCTCGTTTTAGGGTCAATGTGTACAAGGATCGGGGAACCTACGCTGCCTGCCTGCGGGCACTAAGCTCCAAAATCCCCAACTTTGAAAAATTGGGGCTACCAGATGTGGTACGGGAAATGTCAGAAAAGCCAAGGGGATTGATTCTGGTGACAGGACCCACGGGTTCTGGCAAAACCACAACCCTGGCTGCCATGATCGATTTGATTAACCGCACACGGGCAGAACATATTCTGACGATCGAAGACCCGATCGAATTTGTTTACGAACCGATTAAAAGTCTGGTTCACCAGCGTCAGTTGGGGGAAGATACGAAGAGTTTTGCCAACGCCTTGAAAGCAGCCCTGCGGGAAGATCCAGATATCATCCTGGTCGGTGAAATGCGTGATCTGGAAACGATCTCGCTGGCAATTTCCGCCGCAGAAACCGGACACTTAGTATTTGGGACATTACACACCAGTTCCGCCTCCCAAACGGTAGACCGGATGATTGATGTGTTTCCTTCCGAAAGACAGACCCAGGTAAGGGTTCAGCTTTCCAACTCGCTGGTTGCTGTCTTTAGCCAAACCCTGGTTCCTAAGAAAAACCCTAAACCCGGTGAATATGGTCGGGTCATGGCTCAGGAAATTATGATCATTACGCCTGCTATCTCAAACCTGATCCGGGAAGGGAAAACCGCTCAGATTTATTCTGCGATTCAAACCGGAGGCAAACTAGGAATGCAAACGCTAGAAAAGGTTTTGGCAGACCAGTATAAGGCTGGCTTGATTACCTTTGAGGCCGCCATGTCCAAAACATCACGCCCCGACGAGCTCCAACGTTTAATTGGAGGAGCACCCGCAGGAGCCGCCCAGGCAGGTGCTGCGGCAAAGCGCTAACGTTACAACTCATTACACTGTTTGCCAGTTCTGCTTGATTATGCATGATGGAATAAATGTCTGATCATGCCCTCCCAAATCAGGTTGGATTTCTGAAGCGGCGATCGCAGCTCAGGTTTCATTGACGCTCAAGTCCACACATTTTCATTCAGGTACCCGCTATGCCTACCTTCGTTGCCCGTGTTCAAGACGCTAAAGGGAACGCCAGGAGAGAAAAAATCACCGCAGAGTCCATTTCAGATGCGCGAACTGCGCTGCGGGAGAGAGGTCTTTTTATCCAAGACCTGAAGCAGGATGAAGGGCTGTCGATGAATCTCGACCTGAAAAAGTTTCAGACATCGATGGCAAAGGTAACGGTAAAAGATAAAGCCGTTTTCTCCCGTCAGTTTGCTGCCCTGGTGAATGCAGGCGTAGCGATGGTGCGCGGGCTGGGGGTGCTTTCCGAACAATGTCAGAACCCGAAGCTGAAAAACGCCCTGATGGAGATTAGCGCTGATGTTCAGCAGGGGATGAATCTGTCAGATGCGATGCGGAAGCACCCCCAATGCTTCGATAACCTCTACACCAGTATGATTCAGGCTGGGGAAGTGGGGGGGGTTCTAGACGAGGTGCTGAACCGTTTGGCCAAGCTCCTGGAAGATGTGGCGCGGTTGCAGAACCAAATCAAGGCAGCAATGTCCTACCCGGTTACAGTGGGCATTCTGGCGACCATTATCTTCATCGCGATGACCGTGTTTCTGCTGCCAGTCTTCGCCAAAATCTTTGAAGAAATTGGGACGGATTTACCCGGATTCACGAAAGCAATGCTGGCAATCAGTGAGTTTTTGCGAAGTCCAAAGGTGTTGATTTTGATTATCCTGATCCCAGTTGCGGCATTTTCGTACAGGCAGTATTACAAAACACGGGTCGGACGTGAAACGATGGATCGCCTGTTTCTGAAAATGCCTTTGTTTGGAGACTTGATTCAAAAGACAGCAACGGCTCGCTTTTGTCGTACTTTTGGTGCCTTAACCCGCTCTGGAGTCCCTATCCTTACCTGTTTGGAGATTGTGCGAGATACCGCTGGGAACCAAATTATTGCGAACGCTGTGGATGAAGCACGGCGGGAAATTCAAACGGGGGGGTTAATTAGCATTGCGTTGCAGAAGGAACAGGTTTTCCCATTAATGGCAATTCAAATGATCAGTATTGGGGAAGAAACAGGGGAACTGGACAAGATGCTGATGAAAGTTGCTGACTTTTATGAGGATGAGGTGGAACAGGCCGTAAAAGCCCTGACCAGCATTATGGAACCGATCATGATCATGTTTCTGGGAGCAATGGTTGGTTCAATTCTGCTTTCGATGTATCTGCCGATGTTTAAGGTGTTTGAGAAGTTGGGTTAATCAAACGAGAATACAGGAGCCAGAGTCCGGAATTCAGCAGAAATCCAGTATTTTGAATTCTGGTTTCTGGCTTTTGGCTCCTCAAACGAAAATGACGTGGGAACTTTTGTGTTCATTTTCTAAAAAATGTCTATTAAACAATCTCACTATGAAGAATTGCTGGCGGAGTATAGCAATGCAGCGGCAGCGATCGCCCTTTTGAAGCAATACCGTCCCTATCTGGAATTGCTTCCCAGTATGCGCCGTCCAGATCAAAGCATTATCACTATTCCCTTACCTGTCGTCAATTTGCGTCACACTTCGCCTTCCGCCCAGGCAGGTGTAACGACATCTGTCAGAGAAGCCCACTGTTTACCCTGCGACTTGGCAATGCTGATGTGTGATCCGGAATGGAAAATCAAAACTGGGGTAGAAGTGTTTGTCTTTATTCACCGTCCAGAGGAAGATTTTTCAGATTTGCTACGTCGTTGGCGGCAAACTCAGGTATTGCTCAGCAAGGGCTATGAATGGGAGATGCCCCTGCGCTATCGTCACATTTTGAATGAGGGAGCGGATAATCTCTATCCTCTCTTTGTTGTCTTTGAAGGAACGCCAGAGCGGATCAAACGTGGTTTAAAGGGGGCATACCTTCCCTTCGTGACTCAATCCTTAGAGATCAATGAGGAATCGCAGACTGAACCCAACCTCGACGAGGTTGTATTGACGGAAAACCGAGAGGAGAATCTTTAAGCAGCCCGAACGAATTAGTTACCAGTAGCCCACAGGGGCGGGCTTTTGGATTCCCCCTTGGGGATAATCGAAAGATACTTGCCAACTGCCAGTCTGTGGGAACTGGAATTGCCAAAATGATTGAATTCGCGCTCCTCAGGAGCTTTTAGGAACTGCTGCTTTATTCGCTGGGTTCCTGGGGAGGAATTTCAGTATTGGGTAAATCAGAAGCAGAACCGAAGGTTTCGGGCCAGGGTTGGGTTGCCTCAGCGATCGAATTGTCCGCATCCTCAGCAAGAATAGGGGGCATCGTCGCTTCATCGGCTGGCAACGGAGCAGGTGTTACAGGCAATTTTTCAAGATCTTTCAGCACGTCAATGGCTGACTGGTAGCGGCTTCTATAGTCGTAACGTACCATGCCATCTAAAATATCCGCAAAAGCTTGGCTCACCCGCGCTTTTTCTCGCCACTGAATCTCGCCGCTATGGGGATCTAGCCGCTCTTTGAGTTTGCTGGGAAAAAGCCCAGTGAGTGCTTGAATTCCAATCATCCCCACTGCATAGACATCACTATTAGGACGGGGTTTGCCGCTACTCTGTTCGGTTGGCATATAGCCTTTGGTTCCAATTCCGACCGTCACATCGCTTTGATCATCATTTTCTTCCTGTGGCTCAGAAATTTTAACTGCACCAAAATCAATCAGCACTAATTTGCCATCAGATTCTCGCCAAATAATGTTGCTGGGTTTAATATCGCGGTGAATGACTCCTTTTGCATGAACCTTTTTCAAAATCTGTAGGAGGTCTTGCAGAATCGCCACCACTCTAGCTTCGGGAAGTTGCCTACCTGGAAGCGATAATTCTGTACTCAGCGGTTTACCACGAATAAATTCTTGAACCAGGTAAAACTCTCCCTCCTCTTCAAAGTAAGCTTCAAGACCAGGAATCTGATCATCCGTACCGAGATCTTGTAAAGCCTGCGCTTCCCGGTTAAATAGCCGCCGCGCAAGTTTAAGCAGGTTTGGATTGTCACTGGCAGGTTTCAGTTGTTTAACAACAAAGAGAGGATTACCTGGTTTATAGAGATCTTCAGCAATATACGTTTTACCAAATCCTCCTGAGCCTAAAACTTTAGTGATTTTGTAACGCCCATTCAACTTCTTTCCAAATACTTGCTGTTGAGGTTCCTGGAGCAAGTCCTGAAATTCGACATATTCACTTAAAATCTTTTGAACCACTTCCGAGTTTGGAAACTGCCCCAGAATTTTGAGCAGGTGAAGTTTGCTGCGGTAGTCGCTGGCTGAGGCGGTGACAAAGTAAGAGATGCCACTAAGGGCGATCGCCGCCATTGGAATAGCCGTTGGCAAGATTAACCCACCCCCCACAAAAGCGATGTAGCCAATCATTCCCCATGCCAGGGCAAGCGCGGTGGCGGTGGCAAACCGAACGATTCCTGCTGCCAGGATAAAGCGCAGTAAGGAGCCTTTAAGCTGGCTCCGAAGACGCCTGGTAGACCCTAAAGCAAGTACCGCGTTTTGCAAAAAGGCAGCAGAAATGATGATTCCCAATACAGCTAATCCCCGTAGGGTGGGATTGGGGATCGCTTCCGCGATGGATTTATTTTCCATCAGAGTGGCGATCGCATTCGCGTTTACTTCTACCCCCGCCATGCGGTCAGAAAAAGGAACCGGATGAAAATCTTTAGCTGCCTCGGTGGTCGGTCCAATTAGAACGATTTTGTCTTTGAACGCGCCGTCCTTTGCAAGCTCATTCCAGGTTTCAGGGTCAAGTATCTGCCAGAAGGGAATGTGGCTAAATGTTTTATCCCCACCATAAAAGAAAATATTTTGACCTTTTGGTGGCGCATAGGTTGTGCGAGCGGCTTTTAGTGTTGCCTCTGCAAATGATGGAATTCCTTGGTTAATTCGTAAAAACTCTGCCGCTACGTCCTCAGGATAAGTTTGAGCTTCTAGTTGCAAAAACTGATTACCCAGCAGGTGAAATCTTTTATCCGCTGAGATCGGGTAGTTAACGTATCCGATCGATCCTGGATTTGTCTGAAAAATGGGATTGGGTAAGCTGGGCTGAATCAAGTCACTTTGAAGGCTTTCATCTTGCTCACGCTCATAAATTGCTGCCAGAGTCACCCGTCCCGCATACTTCTGCAAAACCCTGCGGAGTTGCTGGTCATCTTTAGGACTATAGGAACTGGGAGCATCTAATACAAAGTCCAGCGCAACAGTCCGTGCGCCTGCGCTCATTAATCGATCAATTGCAATTGCGTAGGCACTCCGCTTGAGCGGAAACCTTTCCACAGGTTTCAGATAGGCATACTTTTTGGGATCGCTGGCGTAAAACTGAGTTCCCTGAACCCAGGTGCTTTGATCGACCGCCAAAATTACAACATCTTTTGGTGGAGCGACCGGACCCCGCATTTGAAAAAACTGGGTCTGCATCTGACGCTCTAGGAACCGCGCGTCATTGTTCTGACTGGCGGTGGCGATCGCTGCGGTAGCAGCCCATACTCCAACCAATATGTGCCCCAGAATGGAAAATCTGCGTGGTTGCCCAGGATGGTTTCCAAAGGCGGTTGAGCGCGGGCGACTGGGGGGCTGTCCTCCAAAACCGGTGGATTTAGGACGGCTCGGTGGTG from Kovacikia minuta CCNUW1 carries:
- a CDS encoding GspE/PulE family protein translates to MTNSSSQRRALVVQNNFSPFGNKLIQSGYVNNEQMQQALIESRKSGRALTDVLESITGQQLPPDLLRQYKKQQLFELKILYGVESLDPEISQIGTTQVSELIENLIPVDLCRTHKLVPLSRSDGQPPFLLVAMVDPDDLRAQDDLNRILRPQGLALQRLVITLEDYRRLINEYLDDKEKRDKQIEAQSKVDVQREMEGLDYLDLQDAPDDEDANLDVADAEAAPVIALVNKIMIKALQEGVSDIHIEPQEEVLRVRFRKDGVLRQAFEPFPKKIIPAVTARFKIISQLDIAERRAPQDGRIRRIYDGRKIDFRVNTLPSRYGEKVVLRILDNSATQLGLDKLIADPESLQIVQEMVRRPFGLILVTGPTGSGKTTTLYSALAERNDPGVNISTAEDPIEYTLPGLTQVQVIREKGLDFAAILRAFLRQDPDVILVGETRDRETAKTAIEAALTGHLVLTTLHTNDAAGAIARLDEMGVEPFMVSGALLGVVAQRLVRRVCDECRIPYTPSREELARFGLSASRDGELTLYKANTLQPNEIQEARARSQLCPKCSGIGYKGRCGVYEVMRVTERLQNMINQGAPTEAIKEVAVEEGMQTLLAYSLNLVRQGFTTLEEVERVTFTDTGLEAELRAKRKTSLSCRVCSAELKQEWLDCPYCLTPRFQD
- a CDS encoding type IV pilus twitching motility protein PilT, translating into MELMIEDLMEQLIEMGGSDLHLTAGLPPYFRISGHLQPIGDQSLTAEECQRLIFSMLNNTQRKNLEQNWELDCSYGVRGLARFRVNVYKDRGTYAACLRALSSKIPNFEKLGLPDVVREMSEKPRGLILVTGPTGSGKTTTLAAMIDLINRTRAEHILTIEDPIEFVYEPIKSLVHQRQLGEDTKSFANALKAALREDPDIILVGEMRDLETISLAISAAETGHLVFGTLHTSSASQTVDRMIDVFPSERQTQVRVQLSNSLVAVFSQTLVPKKNPKPGEYGRVMAQEIMIITPAISNLIREGKTAQIYSAIQTGGKLGMQTLEKVLADQYKAGLITFEAAMSKTSRPDELQRLIGGAPAGAAQAGAAAKR
- a CDS encoding type II secretion system F family protein; protein product: MPTFVARVQDAKGNARREKITAESISDARTALRERGLFIQDLKQDEGLSMNLDLKKFQTSMAKVTVKDKAVFSRQFAALVNAGVAMVRGLGVLSEQCQNPKLKNALMEISADVQQGMNLSDAMRKHPQCFDNLYTSMIQAGEVGGVLDEVLNRLAKLLEDVARLQNQIKAAMSYPVTVGILATIIFIAMTVFLLPVFAKIFEEIGTDLPGFTKAMLAISEFLRSPKVLILIILIPVAAFSYRQYYKTRVGRETMDRLFLKMPLFGDLIQKTATARFCRTFGALTRSGVPILTCLEIVRDTAGNQIIANAVDEARREIQTGGLISIALQKEQVFPLMAIQMISIGEETGELDKMLMKVADFYEDEVEQAVKALTSIMEPIMIMFLGAMVGSILLSMYLPMFKVFEKLG
- a CDS encoding serine/threonine-protein kinase; the protein is MSENPSLPQTETLVPPPPPSRPKSTGFGGQPPSRPRSTAFGNHPGQPRRFSILGHILVGVWAATAAIATASQNNDARFLERQMQTQFFQMRGPVAPPKDVVILAVDQSTWVQGTQFYASDPKKYAYLKPVERFPLKRSAYAIAIDRLMSAGARTVALDFVLDAPSSYSPKDDQQLRRVLQKYAGRVTLAAIYEREQDESLQSDLIQPSLPNPIFQTNPGSIGYVNYPISADKRFHLLGNQFLQLEAQTYPEDVAAEFLRINQGIPSFAEATLKAARTTYAPPKGQNIFFYGGDKTFSHIPFWQILDPETWNELAKDGAFKDKIVLIGPTTEAAKDFHPVPFSDRMAGVEVNANAIATLMENKSIAEAIPNPTLRGLAVLGIIISAAFLQNAVLALGSTRRLRSQLKGSLLRFILAAGIVRFATATALALAWGMIGYIAFVGGGLILPTAIPMAAIALSGISYFVTASASDYRSKLHLLKILGQFPNSEVVQKILSEYVEFQDLLQEPQQQVFGKKLNGRYKITKVLGSGGFGKTYIAEDLYKPGNPLFVVKQLKPASDNPNLLKLARRLFNREAQALQDLGTDDQIPGLEAYFEEEGEFYLVQEFIRGKPLSTELSLPGRQLPEARVVAILQDLLQILKKVHAKGVIHRDIKPSNIIWRESDGKLVLIDFGAVKISEPQEENDDQSDVTVGIGTKGYMPTEQSSGKPRPNSDVYAVGMIGIQALTGLFPSKLKERLDPHSGEIQWREKARVSQAFADILDGMVRYDYRSRYQSAIDVLKDLEKLPVTPAPLPADEATMPPILAEDADNSIAEATQPWPETFGSASDLPNTEIPPQEPSE